In Neptuniibacter halophilus, the genomic stretch ACCCAGCTTACATAACCCGGTTAGTGGTCATAAATTTGCTATCAGAATCCGGCCCAGTGTTATCCGCATACAGGGTGACACCTGATCGCAGACAGATGGACAGGTTCTGATGGGACTCTTCTGTCTCCTCAGGCAGCAGGTGTTCGACCACCGCTTTCTCATCCAGCAACTCCTGTTCGGTTGCGGTCAGACGGCCACGACTGAAATCGTTCACATCAATATCGCGCACGATCTGATAACGGCCGTAGTTGCAGCGCACCGGGAAGGAAAAGAAGATCCCTTTGGTGATCCCGTAACTGCCATCACTGAGGATACCCATACTGATGATCTCGCCGGGTTCCGTACCCAGCACCCAGTCACGCATCTGATCGACAATAGCCTGAGCTGCGGAGGCAGCACTGGACAATCCGCGGGCTTCAATGATCTCCGCGCCACGTTTCTGCACTTTAGGAATAAACTCTTCGCGGTACCATGCAGTATCGATCTGAGCCATGGCGGGTTTATCCAGAATGGTCGCCTGATGCAGATCGGGATACTGAGTCGCGGAATGGTTACCCCAGATCATGATGCCACCGATATCACGGGTCGTCGCACCACAGTGGTTGGCGAGAATCCCCTTGGCGCGGTTATGATCGAGACGGGTCAGGCAGGTAAACTGCGACGGGCTCAGGTCGGGCGCATTGCGGCTGGCGATCAGCGCATTGGTATTAGCCGGATTACCGGTGACCAGCACTTTAACATCGCGGTTGGCAAAATCGTTCAGCGCCTTACCCTGACGGGCAAAAATCTGCGCGTTCTCTTCCAGAAGGTCGCTACGCTCCATTCCCGGACCA encodes the following:
- a CDS encoding malate dehydrogenase; translated protein: MRRPVRIAVTGAAGAISYSLLFKIAAGEMMGKDQPVILQLIELPHAMDSLRGVAMELMDCAYPLLHTITLHDNVEDGFKNCHYALLVGAKPRGPGMERSDLLEENAQIFARQGKALNDFANRDVKVLVTGNPANTNALIASRNAPDLSPSQFTCLTRLDHNRAKGILANHCGATTRDIGGIMIWGNHSATQYPDLHQATILDKPAMAQIDTAWYREEFIPKVQKRGAEIIEARGLSSAASAAQAIVDQMRDWVLGTEPGEIISMGILSDGSYGITKGIFFSFPVRCNYGRYQIVRDIDVNDFSRGRLTATEQELLDEKAVVEHLLPEETEESHQNLSICLRSGVTLYADNTGPDSDSKFMTTNRVM